A region from the Aquimarina sp. ERC-38 genome encodes:
- a CDS encoding DUF983 domain-containing protein, with protein sequence MSFLKGTKLYSIFTGTCPVCQNESMYVKSNPYKLSTTLEMHERCSHCHTKYKIEPSFFYGAMYVSYAVGIAFATAAFVIANLIFKASLLNTFFAIVITLVVFLPIILRLSRNIWINIFMGYNKEKAVSASK encoded by the coding sequence ATGAGCTTCTTGAAAGGAACTAAATTGTACAGTATATTCACCGGAACCTGCCCGGTTTGTCAAAATGAAAGCATGTATGTCAAATCAAATCCTTACAAGTTAAGTACTACACTGGAGATGCACGAAAGATGTAGTCATTGCCATACCAAATATAAAATCGAACCTTCCTTTTTTTACGGCGCTATGTATGTTAGTTATGCGGTAGGTATTGCTTTTGCAACCGCTGCATTTGTGATTGCTAATCTTATTTTTAAAGCAAGCCTTTTAAACACCTTTTTTGCAATAGTCATCACCTTGGTAGTTTTCTTACCTATTATTTTACGGCTATCCCGAAATATATGGATCAATATCTTTATGGGTTATAATAAAGAAAAAGCGGTATCAGCTAGTAAGTAA
- a CDS encoding NAD(P)/FAD-dependent oxidoreductase, with the protein MKVDYIIVGFGLVGMAFCEQLEQHDKSYLVFDNFSQQASKVAGGLYNPVVLKRFTPVWNAQVQLPIALRYYSRLERLLKKSLQVDLSILRRFHSIEEQNLWFESRDHVLLKDYLAPTLVANANKEISAPYQLGRVEKTGKIKIAEALGLFEDYLREINVFHKESFDHAEIDPDNSAVFYKGVETKHIVFSEGFGMKNNPYFAKLPMVGNKGEYLIIRSMSLNLREALKFSLFIIPLGDDLYKVGATYNNQEKNNTPTVNAKEIILQKLEKVIKTDFTVVEQMAGVRPTVKDRRPLVGTHHQYANIHLLNGMGSRGILAAPWAAEVLFQHIENQKALPAEIDINRFTY; encoded by the coding sequence ATGAAAGTTGATTACATTATCGTTGGTTTTGGGTTAGTAGGGATGGCTTTCTGTGAACAATTAGAGCAGCACGATAAATCCTATCTGGTGTTTGATAATTTTTCACAACAAGCATCTAAAGTTGCAGGTGGACTCTATAATCCAGTTGTTTTGAAACGGTTTACTCCAGTTTGGAACGCCCAAGTACAATTACCGATAGCACTTCGCTACTATTCACGATTAGAAAGATTACTAAAGAAGTCTTTGCAAGTTGATCTGAGTATTTTAAGAAGGTTTCATTCAATAGAAGAACAAAATCTTTGGTTTGAATCCCGGGATCATGTGTTACTAAAAGATTATTTAGCTCCAACCTTAGTAGCCAATGCAAATAAAGAAATTTCTGCACCTTACCAGCTAGGAAGGGTGGAGAAGACCGGAAAAATCAAGATTGCCGAAGCCTTAGGGTTATTTGAAGATTATCTACGAGAGATTAATGTCTTTCACAAAGAAAGTTTTGATCATGCGGAGATAGATCCTGACAATTCAGCTGTATTTTATAAAGGTGTTGAAACAAAACATATTGTTTTTTCCGAAGGTTTTGGGATGAAGAATAATCCTTATTTTGCTAAATTGCCCATGGTTGGTAACAAAGGGGAATATCTTATTATTCGGTCTATGTCTTTGAACCTGCGGGAGGCCTTAAAATTTTCTCTATTTATTATTCCTCTGGGAGATGATTTGTATAAGGTGGGAGCTACTTATAATAACCAGGAAAAAAATAATACACCTACGGTTAATGCTAAAGAAATTATTCTACAAAAACTGGAAAAGGTTATAAAAACCGATTTTACGGTTGTGGAACAAATGGCAGGAGTACGACCCACAGTTAAAGACAGGCGCCCCTTAGTAGGAACTCATCATCAGTACGCTAACATTCATTTATTAAATGGTATGGGTAGCAGAGGGATTTTAGCTGCACCCTGGGCGGCAGAAGTACTATTCCAGCACATCGAAAATCAGAAAGCTCTACCTGCGGAAATCGATATTAACCGTTTTACTTACTAG